A region of the Flintibacter sp. KGMB00164 genome:
CTCTCCTGGTAGCGGTCCAGGATGGACTTCATATAGTAGGCGGTGGACGACTTGCCCTTGGTGCCGGTGATGCCGATGACCTTCAGCTTGCCGGAAGGATGGTCGTAGAACCGGTCGGCCAGAGGGGCCAGCACCTTGCGGGTATCGGTGATGGCGATGCGGGGCAGGCCGGGGATGGTGTCCTCCTCCTGGCTGACGCAGGCCATAGCGCCCTGGTCCCGGGCCATCTCCAGAAATTTGGTCTGAAAGTGGGCGCCCTTGCGGATAAACAGGGTGCCGGGGGCCACCTGCCGGGAGTCGCAGGTGAGGCCGGTGACGCGCTGGCTCCGGTCCAGGCCGTCAGGGATGGGGGCGGCAAGCAGGTTCTGCTCCGAAAGCAGGTCCAGGTAGTCTCCCAAAGTATGGACAGGGATGGTCATAACAGACACCTCCGGGGGATTATTTTCGGAAAATGGTGCGCAGAGGCTTGTGGCACACCTCGATGGAGCGTTGGGCCAGCACCTCCATGGCGTCCACGTAGAAGGAGGACAGGTGGTGCTCACTGGCAAAGACGGACAGTTCGGTGCAGGCCAGCACGGCGCAGTCGCAGCCCTGCTCCACCAGGTCTTTGGTGAAGGCGGCAAACTTCTCCGGGTCTCCCGCTTTGCCCGCTTTGATGTCGTCATAGATGAGAGACATCACCTGCTTCTGAGCGGCAGGCCGGGGTGCGGCGGCGTAGATGCCGAAGGCGGCAAACTCCCGCTGGTACAGACCGGTGCGGATGGTGCCGTCGGTGGCCAGAATGCCGGGGCGCTTCTTCCCCTGGCTTACCAGCAGCCGGGCGGTCTCCCGGATCATGTGGATGATGGGGATGGAGATCTGCTCCTGCACCCGGTCCAGGAAGTAGTGGGAGGTGTTGCAGGGCACCGCGATGGCGGTGCATCCCGCCCCCTCCAGCATGCGGGCGTCGGACAGCAGGCGCTCGTAGACTTCGTCCTTCTGTGCCTGGGTACCCAGGATGGCCGCTGTGCGGTCGGGCATGGCGCAGTCGGAAAAAATCAGCACCGAGAGGTGCTCCTGATCGGTGCGGGCGTCGGTGCGGTCGATGATATATTGATAAAAGGTGTTGGTGGCCTGGGGGCCCATGCCCCCGATGACGCCAAGACGGTCGTTGCTCATCTAAAATACCTCATTTAATTGGGGCGAATATATCGTAGGGGCGACCTGCGGTCGCCTAAGGAGACGGATGTTACTTTCTGCACGCGCAGAAAGTAACCAAAGACGCGCCAAGGGGGCTCCTTCGACGAACACCTGGCTTACGCCGGTGTTCATAGGCGTCGCCCCCCTGGACCCCCATTACGGAGGGACGCCCTCCTGTCAGATAGTAGAATCCTCCCGGCGGCCCGAACACAAGATCTTGCATCCTCCTTGCCCCGGGGGCACTGGCCCCTACCGGGTCAGAAATTTCAAAGTGTCTACGTTGTACGGACACCGCCTACTCTGGCAGAGCCAGGGCGGCTGGGCAGTGGCTGGGAAACCAGCCGACCACCGCCGCACCAAACAGGTAGGCAAGCACCAGGCGGTGTACAGTAGAGCCGCCCGCCTGTAAATTTTAGATTGGTAGGGCCTAAGGCCCGAGAGTAGAACGGGAACAGAACTTGATTTTGCCCGCCGGAACTGACTGCCGAACCAAAGTGACCCGCTCCCGTAAAAGGGGTCCGGGGCCGACTCCCCCTGTCAGGGGGAGATGGCCCGAAGGGCCAGAGGGGGTAGGGATAAGCTGACTGTGAACACCACCGCAGGTAGGTGCTCACCGGAAGCGCTCCCCGGTCACTCTTTGGTTCCTTTCTGGTGATCCAGAAAGGAACCCGCCCCGCAGGGCGGAACCCTCTTTAATCCTGCGGTTTCTTGTTATACTTCTCAAACCGCTTCATATTTCCCAGGTGATTCTTCCACACCCGCAGCCGGCGCTTGAGGGACCCATCCCCCTCATACACCAGGGAGTGGTGATCGGCTCCGGCGCGGATGAGGGACTTCATCTCCTGGTGGTACTTCTTGGGAGTGAAGTCAAAGGCCACCTTTTTGGGTACCATCCGCCACAGAGAGCGGTTCTTGGTGATTTCAAAGGGCAGTTCCTTCTCCTCCACCCGGTCCTCCACCACCAGCTTGGCAATATTATGCCCCGATCCGGTGACATAGTAGTTGCTCCGGCCCTGGCGGCAGTTGATTTCAAAGGCCTTGTACTTGCCGTCCCGCTGGTCGTACTTGATGTCAAAGTTGGAGAAGCCGGTAAAGTGCAGGTCCTCCAGCAGGCCCTTGATCTTCTGGGACAGCTCCTCGTCGTGCTCGGTAAGGATGACGGCGTGGTTGCCGATGCCGTGGGGGGAGTGCTCCTCCAGCAGCACGTGGCCCAGACACATGAGCTTCACCTTGCCGTTGCGGTCGGAGTAGTTGGTCAGCACCCGCATATAGGTGTCATCTCCGGGAATGAACTCCTGGAGCACCATGTGGTCGGGGTAACCGGCGGCGTACACCTGGTCCAGGGCGGCAAGCAGCTCCTCCCAGCTCTGGCAGATGTAGACCTTGGCCAGCTCGTGGACGCCGCAGGCCCAATAGGCCACGGAGTCGGCAGGCTTGGCGATGTAGGGCGGTCCCCAGGGCAGGGTGAAGTCGTGACCCATGGATTTGTCGTAGATGAAGGTGGCGGGGTGGTCGATGCCGTGCTGGTCACACAGAGCGTAAAACTTCTCCTTGTTGATGAGGGTGTCCAGCAGCTCGCCGTCAATGTAGGGTGCAATGGCGTTTTCCGGCAGCTGGTCCTTGCAGTGGGCGGCCAGCTGGACATAGCTGTCGCCGCAGCCCATGACCAGGACCTTCTTGTCCGGAAATTCCTTGCACACCTGAGCCACATTCTTGCGGAAGGCGTCGGCGCTCTCGTTGTCGGCGCACACCCGGTAGTCAATGATGGCGCTGCCGTGGCAGGGGAAGGAGGGGTAGCGGCCATAGGCAATGCTCTTGACGCCGTAGGCCTCATGGAAGGCACGGGCCACGCTGTACACGTTGATATCGCCGCCAAACAGCAGCGGCTGGAAGGATAACTCACTCATAGCAGGATGACTCCTTTTGTTTCCTTATGGTAATATCTGCGGAAAACCCGCGTTATCGAAATTCAATGGGCATACCCCGGGCATAGAGGGGATCCAGGTCAAAGGCGGCCACATCTCCCGCGGAGCACTTCACATCGGTGACATTCAAGATGGTCTCGGAGGCGCCGATGGAACCGATGACCCGCACCCGCTGGCCGTTGAGACGCACGGTACGGTTGCGGCTGCGCCGCCAGGCCCGCCACAGCTCCAGCAGGCTCTGACTTCTGGGGCGCTCCACCCCAAAGCCGTTCTGGTAACCCACCGGCAGGACAGCCACCCGGGTGGGCTTTTTCATGGCGATGAGCTTGTCCGCGCCCACGGTGTGCCCCTTGGGCAGCCAGCGCACCTCGGTGATGGAGGCCTCGCCGTAGCCCACGGTGGTCAGCCCGTCCCCTTTCGTGCGGCGGCAGCGGCCCAGAATGGCCGACCCGGCCCGCACCGCGTCCAGGCGGGCGTCATCAAAGTGCATCAGGGCGAAGGAACCGGCGGCGTGGACGGTGCCGGTCTCGAAACCTGCCTGATGGATGGCTTCCAGCACCTGCTGGAATTGCTTGAGCTGGCCGTCCACCTCCTGGCTCTTGCCGGTGACGGCGTGGAGCTGGGTGTAGATGCCGGACAGAGCCACGTTGGGCAAAGAGCGGTAGGCCAGCAGGATCTTCTCCGGCTCAGAGATCAAAAAGCCGCCAAAGCCAAGACCGGTGTCCACCTGAATGTGTGCCTCAGCCACGGTGGAGCGGTTCTCCGCCACGGCGTTCAGGGCCAGGCCGGTGTCCACAGACGAGACGGTGCACACCACGCTCAGGTCCACCAGCTGTTCCAGCTCCTCCCGGTCCACGGTGGAGCGCAGCATCAGGATCTCCTCGGTCTCAAAGCCCGACTCCCGCAGCAGCTGGGCCTCCTCCACCGAGTTGACGCCGAAACGGGTCACACCGGCGTCCCGGAGCAGCCGGGCCAGGCGCACGGCGCCCACACCGCCTCCCTGACCGGACACCACGCCGTACAGGGCGGCCCCCTGGGCCCGCTCCTTGATCACTGCCATATTGTTTCGAATGGCGGAGCGTTCAATGATCAATCTGCGCATCGCGGTATGACTCCCTTCTCTGTCTGCCGGCAAGCTTGGCCGTGGGATCTCCTGGAATGTTTTATTTTATCACCATATCGGGGAAAAGGCAACGGAACGCAAGGGGCCGTGGAGAAAAACCAGGGGTAGTTTTCCCAAGGTTTACAAAAAGTTTATAAATGCTTCCACCCCCCTCTGGCCTTGTTTCAGGGGCCAAAAAATGATACAATACTATGATTAAACTAATAAATTAGTATGGAGGACTCCATGGAACGTAATACAACCACCATTTCCCGGGAGGACATCGCCCGGCAGATGGATCATTGTCACGCCGTTGCCCAGATCAATGCCCAGCGTCCCCAGCCCCCGCTGGCCTTTGTGGACACCTACGGCTGTCAGCAGAATGAGGCCGACTCCGAGCGCATCCGCGGTTATCTTCAGGAGATGGGCTACGGCTTTACCCAGGACGAGGAGCAGGCCGACGTGATCGTCATCAACACCTGCGCCATCCGGGAGCACGCCGAGCAGCGGGTGCTGGGCAACCTGGGTGCCCTGGTGCATGTAAAGCGCCGCCATCCCGGCCAGCTCATCTGCCTGTGCGGCTGCATGGCCCAGGAGGCCCATGTGGCCCAGAAGGTGAAGGAGTCCTACCGCCATGTGGACCTGGTCTTTGGTCCCCAGGTGCTGTGGCGCTTCCCTGAGTTCATCCACAGCCTGCTCACCGCCCGGGGCCGGGTGTTCCAGACCCCCGACCTGCCCGGCTCCATCGCCGAGGGCATCCCCGTGGTGCGCCAGGACAAGGTGAAGGCCTGGGTGTCTATCATGTATGGATGCAATAACTTCTGCTCCTACTGCATCGTGCCCTATGTCCGGGGCCGGGAGCGCTCCCGAGAGCCAGAGGATATCCTCGCGGAGGTCCGGCAGCTGGTGGAGGAGGGGTATAAGGATATTACCCTGCTGGGCCAGAACGTAAACTCCTACGGCAAGGACCTGGAAAATCCCATGGACTTTGCAGACCTCCTCTCCAAGGTCAACGAGATCCCCGGGGACTTCCTCATCCGCTTTATGACCTCCCACCCCAAGGATGCCACCCAGAAGCTCTTTGAGACCATGGCCCGGTGCGAGAAGGTGGCTCCGGTGCTTCACCTGCCCTTCCAGGCGGGCAACGACCGCGTCCTGAAGGTGATGAACCGCCGCCACACCCGGGAGCAGTATCTGGAAAAGATTCGTGCCCTGAAGGCCCTCATCCCCGACATCGTGCTCACCTCCGATGTCATCGTGGGCTTCCCCGGGGAGACCACCGAGGAGTTTGAGGACACCCTGAAGGTGCTGGAAGAGGTGCGCTACGACGCCCTGTTTACCTTCATCTACTCCCCCCGTGTGGGTACCCCTGCCGCCAAGATGGACGACCCCATGCCCCGGGAGGAGAAGCTTGCCAACTTCAACCGCCTGGTGGCCCTCCAGGACAAGATCTCTGAGGAGAAGCACGCCGCCTACATCGGCAAGACGGTGCGCTGCCTCATTGACGGCCAGGGGGATGATGCGGAGTATCCCTTTACCGCCCGGACGCCGGGTAACCGTTTGGTGAGAGTGAAGGGCGGTACTGCCGATGATGTGGGGCAGTTCCGGGAGATCAATATTATTGGGGCCAATAAGTGGTCGCTTTACGGGGAATTGTCGGAGAAATAACACTTTTTGCTTTGGGGACGGGAGTGTTCTTTCCAGCGATGGAAAGAACCAAAGATCGCCGGGGGACGGCTCCGATGAGCGCCTTCGCGGAGCGGGCGCTCATAGTCGCCTTTCCCCCGGTCCCCCTGTTTACGGGGGCGGGTCACTTTGGGCTGTTGGTAATTTTCGGCGGTCCTAAGCTTTGACTGTGCTCCCTTCTCCTCTCGGCCCACTGGGGCCTACCCATCTAAAATTTATAGGAGGGCGGTTCTAACGGACACCGCCTGGTGCGTCCCTACCTGTTTGGTGCGGCGGTGGTCGGGTGGACCAGCTGCCACGGTTTTGCCCAGGTAGGCGGTGTCCGTACAGCGCGGATACTTCTAAATTTCTGACCCGGCAGGGGCCTGTGTCCCCGAGGCAAGAAGAATCACAGATCTTGTCTTTGCCCGCCGGATGGTTACCACCCAACCATCAATAGGGCGTCCCCCGTAGCCGGGGGTCCGGGGGTAAGAGACTATGAACACCCGCCCTTGGCGAGGTGTTCATCGGAACGCAACCCCCGGGGCATTTTTGGTTCCTTTTTGGGCAAACAAAAAGGAACCCGCCCCGCAGGGCGGAATTTTCCCAAAGATATTAGAAAAGAAACTCACAACGCAGAAAGACGGTGAACCCATGGCAGAACTGACCCCCATGATGAAACAATATCTGGAGATGAAGGACCGCAACCCAGACTCCATTTTGTTTTTCCGACTGGGCGATTTTTATGAAATGTTCTTCGACGACGCCAAGCTGGTGTCCAAGGAGCTGGACCTGACCCTCACTACCCGGGACCGGAACAAGCCCCCGGAGGAGCGCACCCCCATGTGCGGCGTGCCCTACCACTCCTGTGAGAGCTACATCGCCCGGCTCATCGCCAAGGGCTACAAGGTGGCCATTTGCGAGCAGACCGAGGACCCCGCCACCGCCAAGGGCCTGGTGGACCGGGATATCATCCGCATCATCTCCCCGGGCACCGTTATTTCTGCCTCCATGCTGGAGGAGGGAAAAAACAACTTCCTCAGCGCCGTCTATGCTGACGAGTCAGGGGTAGGCCTGTGCCTGTGTGATATCTCCACCGGCGAGGTGTTTGCCACCTCCTTCCCTGCCGGACCGGAGGCCCGGGACCACCTGGAAAACGAGCTGGGCCGCTTCCATCCCACCGAGGCGGTGCTCTCCGAGGGGGCCTGGGCGCTGGTGGGCCTCACCGACTTTTTGAAGGATCGGCTGGACTGCATGTGCCAGCACTGGGAGGAAGAGGGCTTTGCCCTGGACCATGCCCGGGAGATGGTGGATAAGCAGTTTACCGCCGGGCTGGAGACCCTGCCTGCCGGCGACACCGCCGCCGTCCAGGCCACGGGGGGGCTGCTGCGCTACCTCTACGACACCCAGAAGACCGATTTGGGACACATCGCCGCCTTTTCCTACTACACCACGGGGCAGTTTATGGAGCTGGACCTCACCGCCCGGCAGACTCTGGAACTTACCGAAACCCTGCGGGGCAAAGAGAAAAAGGGCTCCCTGCTGTGGGTGATGGACAAGACCCGCACCCCCATGGGCCACCGCCTCATCCGGGGCTGGATGGAGCGGCCCCTCCTCTCCCCCGTACAGATCGCCCGGCGGCAGCAGGCGGTGGGCGACCTGGTGGAGGACATCATCACCCGGGAGGAGCTGACCCTCACCCTGCGGGAGGTCACCGACCTGGAGCGGCTCATTGGCCGGGTGGTGTACGGCACCGCCGGAGGCCGAGACCTCACCGCCCTGGCGGCGGGCCTGGGGAAACTGCCCCGCATCCGGGAGCTGCTCTCCCCCTGCTCCTCCGCTCTGCTCCAGTCCCTGGCTGAGCAGCTGGACGATCTGCCCGAACTGCGGGAGCTTCTCCAGCGTGCCCTGGTGGACGAGCCTCCCTTCTCCGTGCGGGAGGGCAAGTTCATCCGGGAGGGGTACAGCGAAGAGGTGGACCGGCTGCGCAACGTGATGGACCACGGGGCGGACATGCTGGCCGACCTGGAGGCACGCACCAAGGAGCAGACCGGCATCAAGAATATGAAGGTGGGCTACAACAAGGTCTTTGGCTACTACATCGAGGTGGCCAAGTCCCAGACCAACCTGGTGCCCGAGGGCTGGGTGCGCAAGCAGACCACCGTCAATTCCGAGCGTTACATCTCCCAGGAGCTCAAAGACCTGGAGCACACCATCCTCTCCGCCCAGGACAAGGTGGTGGCCCTGGAGTATCAGCTCTTCTGCGAACTGAAGGACACCGTCTGCCGCCACGTCACCCAGGTGCAGAAGAGCGCCGCCGCCGTGGCTCAGGTGGACGTGCTCAACTCCTTTGCCACCGTGGCCGCCGCGGGCAATTACTGTATGCCCCAGGTGGACAATTCCTCGGTGCTGAACATTGTGGAGGGACGCCACCCGGTGGTAGAGAAGATGCTCAAGGACTCCCTCTTTGTCCCCAACGACACCCACATGGACGACGGGGACGACCTGTGCGCCATCATCACCGGCCCCAACATGGCGGGCAAATCCACCTACATGCGCCAGGTGGCCCTCATTACTCTCATGGCTCAGATGGGCTCCTTTGTCCCCGCCAAGTCCGCCCACATCGGAGTGGTGGACCGGGTATTTACCCGCATCGGGGCCAGCGACGACCTGAGCGCGGGCCAGTCCACCTTCATGGTGGAGATGACCGAGGTGGCCCAGCTGCTGAAAAACGCCACCCGCCGCTCCCTGCTCATTTTGGACGAGATCGGCCGGGGCACCAGCACCTACGACGGCATGGCCATCGCCCGGTCGGTGCTGGAGTACTGCGCCGACAAGCGGCGGCTGGGGTGCAAGACCCTCTTTGCCACCCACTACCACGAGCTTACCGTCCTGGAGGGAGAGATCCCCGGGGTGAAAAATTACAATATCGCCGCCAAAAAGCGGAAAGACCAGGTGATTTTCCTGCGAAAGATCGTCCGGGGTGGAGCCGACCAGAGCTACGGTATCGAGGTAGCCCAGCTGGCGGGCGTGCCCGACCGGGTCATCAAGCGTGCCCGGGAGATTTTAAAGGACCTGGAGGCCGGAGGCGTGGAGCGTCCGGTGGTTTCCGTCCAAGAGGACAGCGGGCAGGTGTCTCTGGGAGATCTGGGAGGCGAGACGGTGCTGAAAAAACTGCGGATGACCGATGTGAATATTCTCTCCCCCATTGAAGCACTGAATCTGCTCAATGAATTGAAGCAGGACCTGAACTAAAGTCCTGTGTAATCTTATAGGGACGGGGGATGTTCTTTCCAGCGATGGAAAGAACCAAAGATCGCCGGGGGCCGCCTTCGATGAGCGCCTACGCGCAGCGGGCACTCATAGGCGGCTTGCCCCCAGACCCCCATATTACGGGGGACGCCCTCCTGTCAGATAGTAAAATCCTCCCGGCGGCCGAAGATAAGATCTGTGATTCTTCTTGCCTCGGCCCACTAGGGCCTACAAATTAAAAATTTGAAAGATGTGCAGTTGAAATAACACCGCCTGGTGCAGAAAAACTGTGGCAGCTGGTCCATCCGACCGCCGCCGCACCAAACAGGTAGGGATTCACCAGGCGGTGTGCGATAGAGCAGCAATGCCCTCAAATTTTGATGGCAAAAGGGCCTAAGGCCTGAGAGAAGAGGGATGCACGGTCAACGCCTAGGACCGCCGGAACTTACGGACCAGCCAAAGTGACCCGCTCCCGTGAATGGAGGCCTGGGGGGCAGATGACTGTGAGCGCCCGCTGCGCGAAGGCGCTCACCGGAATCAACCCCCAGCGCATCTTTGGTTACTTTCTGTGCGAGCAGAAAGTAACATCCGTTTCCGTCCCCAAAAATCGACCCATTCCCTCTAAAAGATAATGTAAAGGCGAAAGCTTTACACACAATCCATAAAAATTTGACCTCAAGCATTTTGGAGGTACCTATGCCAACCATTCAAGTATTAGACTCCCATGTGGCCGACCTGATTGCCGCCGGCGAGGTGGTGGAGCGGCCCGCCAGCGTGGCCAAGGAGCTGATGGAAAACGCCATTGACGCCGGGGCCTCCAAGGTGACGGTGGAAATTTCCCACGGCGGGCTCACCTTTCTGCGGGTGACCGACGACGGCAAGGGCATCCCCGCCGGGGAGCTGAAAACCGCATTTCTCCGCCATGCCACCAGCAAGCTGCGCACCGCCTACGACCTGGAGGCCATCGGCACCCTGGGGTTCCGGGGCGAGGCTCTGGCGGCCATCTCGGCGGTGTCCCGGGTGGAGGTGATGACCCGCCCCGCGGATGCCCCCCTGGGTGCTTCCCTCTTCTTGGAGGGCGGCGTGCCCGGCGAGATCGAGGAGGCAGGCTGTCCCCTGGGCACCACCATGGTGGTGCGGGACCTGTTTTACAACACCCCCGCCCGGCTCAAATTTATGAAGAAGGACTCCGCCGAGGGAGCCGCCGTCTTTGCGGTGGTCCAGCGGGTGGCCCTGTCCCATCCGGAGGTGAGCGTCAAGTTCATCCGGGACGGCAAGCAGGAACTGCTCACCCCTGGAGACGGCGCCCTCCAGAGTGCGGTGTACGCCGTACTGGGCCGGGAGCTGGCCCTGGGCTTCCGGGAGGTGAAGAGCGGCGGCGACGGGATCAAAGTGACCGGTTTTGTCTCCCAGCCCGCCTGCTGCCGGGCCAGCCGGAACTGGCAGTTCTTCTTTGTCAACGGGCGGCAGGTGAAGTCCCGCCTGCTCATGGCCGCTCTGGAGCAGGCCTACCAGAACCAGAAGATGGTGGGCAAGTTTCCCGCCTGTGTCCTCCACGTGGAGGTGAAGCTGAGTCAGGTGGACGTAAACGTCCACCCCGCCAAGACCGAGGTAAAATTCGGCAGCGAGCGGGAGGTATTCAACGCCGTGTACCACGCCGTCCTCTCCGTCCTGGAAGGGGACCGCAGCCATCCACAGGCCACCTTCTCCCCTGCCCGTCCCAAGCAGACGCCCGGCCAGACTACCATGCCCGGACTGTCCGCCCAGACCTACCGCCAGCTCACCGTGGCTGACGTGGCCACGCCCCGCTTTACCCCCAAGCCCCGTCCCACCTGGACGCCGCCTCCCGCCGCCGCGCCCCGGCCTTCTGTCCCGAAAAAGGCCCCCTATGTGGAAAGCGGTGTGGAAAACTTGGTGGAGAAAGTGGACAACTCCGTACACCCTGTGGAAAACTTAGTGGACAAAGTGGATAAGATTCCGCAGGAAACCTTATTAAACTCCAAAAAGCTGGAGAAACACGCACAAGTTATCCCTTCCGAACCTCAGCCCCAGCCCATCCCAGAGCCAGTGGCCACGCCGGAACCCAAGGACGAGCCGGTGGAAAAACCTGTGCACATGCCGGAGCCGGAGGCCGAGCCGGTTCCCGAGGTGGAGCCCTGGCGCTTGGCCGGAGAGGTGCTGAACACCTATATTATTGTGGAGCAGGGGGACAAGATCCTGCTTATCGACAAGCACGCCGCCCACGAGCGGATGAACTTTAACCGCATGAAGGCCCAGGGGTACCAGGCCATGGCCCAGACCCTGCTCAGCCCCGCCATCTGCCGTCTGGCCCCGGAGGAGCAGGCGGTGCTGCTGAGCAATCTGCCCCTGTTGGAGGAGTTTGGCTTTCAGGTGGATGACTTCGGCGGCGGAGCGCTGGCGGTGCGGGAGGCTCCCGACTACCTGGACGTGGAGGACATCCCCGATACCCTCTCCCAGCTGGCCCAGAAGCTGCTTACCACCGGACACGCCGATCCCGCCGCTGCCCGGGATGAGCTGCTGCACACCATGGCTTGCAAGGCGGCCATCAAGGGGGGCTGGAAGACCAGTCCTCAGGAGCTGGAGCGGGTGGCTCAGGCAGTGATGGATGGAAGCGTCAAGTATTGCCCCCACGGGCGGCCGGTGGCGATTGAGCTGACACGGAAAGAATTGGAGAAGCAGTTTAAGCGGGCTTAACCTACTTTTCTTGAAAGAAAAGTAGGCAAAAGAACTTCCAGGGAAACTTCGTTTCCCTTCTGCGCCTGTAAAAGAGATTGCGTCGGGAAAGCGGCTTCCCTCGCCGGAAAGGATTCTGTAGAGGCGGCTTTTGGCCGCCTGGGAAAACGATGTGACTTTCTGAACGATCAGAAAGTCACCAAAGAATCGCCGGGGAACGGCTCCGAGGAGCGCCTTCGCGCAGCGGGCGCTCCAAGTCGCCTTTTCCCCGGACCCCTTGTTATGAGGGAGGGTCCCTTTGGGCTTTTGGTTATCCCCGGCGGGCAAAATCAAGTTCTGTTTCCGTTCTACTCTCAGGCCTTAGGCCCTTTTGCCATCAAAATTTGAGGGCATTGCCGCTCTATTGTACACCGCCTGGTGCATCCCTACCCGTTGGGTGCGGCGGTGGTCGGGCAGACCAGCTGCCACGGTTATGCCAGGGTAGGCGGTGTCCGTACAGCGCAGATACTTTTTGATTTCTGCCCATGTAGGCCCCAGTGGGCCGAGGCAAGAAAAACGCACGGTCTTGTGTTCGGAGCCGCCGGACGCAAGTGCCAATCTTCCAGGATGGCGTCCCCCGTAAACGGGGGTCTGGGGGCAATGACTGTGAGCACCGCCGCAGGCAAGGTGCTTACCGGAAGCGGCCCCCAGCGCATCTTTGGTTACTTTCTGTGCGAGCAGAAAGTAACATCCGCCTCTAAACAACGGAACCCGCCCCGCAGGGCGGAACCCTCCTCCCTGACAACTTAAAGAAAGGAGCCCTGTTATGAGCTGGAACGCCGCACTATACTACTACCACCTCTCCCGAGGTGGGGACTACTTCGGCCTACCCCAAAAGGCGGGGGAGAGCTCGGCCCACGCCGCCCTGGTGCTTCCCCGGGAGAAGGGCCCAATCCACATTTCGCCCTGGCTGGACAACTATGGCCGCTACGGGGTAAGCTGGAAAGTGGCAGTCACCTGCCAGGTGGAGCTCCAAGCCCCCTATACCTTGAAAATCACCGGCGGCGGCGCAGTGCGCCGGGGGCTCAATACCGTGCTGGATGGGCTGGAGCAGGGCTATAAGATGCTGGGCGGCAAGGGAGAGCTCACCCCGGATTTCGGAGCTCCGGAACTGGCGGCTCAGCGTGGCCTGAAATCGGATAACGCCCAGTTTACCCGGTGGGTGCTCCAGAGCGCCGAGCTGCGGCAGGGCTTGAAAAAGTTGGAGAAGGCCTCGGTTCGGGTGGAGCCCCTGCTTCCTGACAGCACCCAGCATATGGTCTGTGTCCTGACGGATATGGACAGCTTTGATGTGGACGATGTCATGCTGGAAGACTGGAAGCGGAAGAGCGCTTATGAGGAGACCGGCGTGTTTGAGCGGCTGGACGCCCTGGTGGAGCTGTTGGAGACCGCCCGGAACGCAGTGACCGCCTGGCCCATGCCCCAGACCTATGAGGGGCCCAAATAGACCATTGACCGGGGGAGTATAATAGAGGTAAACTCCCCAGCAAGAGAGGACACCGCCCCGCAGGGCGGAACCCCAGAGGCGAAACGCAGTTTCGCAGAAAGCTTTTTTGCTACTTTTTTCTCGAAAAAAGTAGGGCCAAGCTTTCTTTTAAGAAAGCGGGAAAGAGGTGAACCCCCATGCCCCCTAAAATCTTAGTGATCGTCGGCCCCACAGCCTCGGGCAAGACCCGCATGGCGGTGGAGCTGGCCCAGCGCCACAACGGCGAGGTGATCTCCGCCGACTCCATGCAGATCTACCGCACCATGGACATCGGCACCGCCAAGCCCACCAAAGAGGAGATGGGGGGCATCCCCCACCACATGATCGACGTGGCCGACCCGGAGGAGGACTTCTCCGTGGCCCGGTACGTGGAGATGGCC
Encoded here:
- the miaB gene encoding tRNA (N6-isopentenyl adenosine(37)-C2)-methylthiotransferase MiaB; amino-acid sequence: MERNTTTISREDIARQMDHCHAVAQINAQRPQPPLAFVDTYGCQQNEADSERIRGYLQEMGYGFTQDEEQADVIVINTCAIREHAEQRVLGNLGALVHVKRRHPGQLICLCGCMAQEAHVAQKVKESYRHVDLVFGPQVLWRFPEFIHSLLTARGRVFQTPDLPGSIAEGIPVVRQDKVKAWVSIMYGCNNFCSYCIVPYVRGRERSREPEDILAEVRQLVEEGYKDITLLGQNVNSYGKDLENPMDFADLLSKVNEIPGDFLIRFMTSHPKDATQKLFETMARCEKVAPVLHLPFQAGNDRVLKVMNRRHTREQYLEKIRALKALIPDIVLTSDVIVGFPGETTEEFEDTLKVLEEVRYDALFTFIYSPRVGTPAAKMDDPMPREEKLANFNRLVALQDKISEEKHAAYIGKTVRCLIDGQGDDAEYPFTARTPGNRLVRVKGGTADDVGQFREINIIGANKWSLYGELSEK
- a CDS encoding alanine racemase, with translation MRRLIIERSAIRNNMAVIKERAQGAALYGVVSGQGGGVGAVRLARLLRDAGVTRFGVNSVEEAQLLRESGFETEEILMLRSTVDREELEQLVDLSVVCTVSSVDTGLALNAVAENRSTVAEAHIQVDTGLGFGGFLISEPEKILLAYRSLPNVALSGIYTQLHAVTGKSQEVDGQLKQFQQVLEAIHQAGFETGTVHAAGSFALMHFDDARLDAVRAGSAILGRCRRTKGDGLTTVGYGEASITEVRWLPKGHTVGADKLIAMKKPTRVAVLPVGYQNGFGVERPRSQSLLELWRAWRRSRNRTVRLNGQRVRVIGSIGASETILNVTDVKCSAGDVAAFDLDPLYARGMPIEFR
- a CDS encoding amino acid racemase; amino-acid sequence: MSNDRLGVIGGMGPQATNTFYQYIIDRTDARTDQEHLSVLIFSDCAMPDRTAAILGTQAQKDEVYERLLSDARMLEGAGCTAIAVPCNTSHYFLDRVQEQISIPIIHMIRETARLLVSQGKKRPGILATDGTIRTGLYQREFAAFGIYAAAPRPAAQKQVMSLIYDDIKAGKAGDPEKFAAFTKDLVEQGCDCAVLACTELSVFASEHHLSSFYVDAMEVLAQRSIEVCHKPLRTIFRK
- a CDS encoding ATP-grasp domain-containing protein, with amino-acid sequence MSELSFQPLLFGGDINVYSVARAFHEAYGVKSIAYGRYPSFPCHGSAIIDYRVCADNESADAFRKNVAQVCKEFPDKKVLVMGCGDSYVQLAAHCKDQLPENAIAPYIDGELLDTLINKEKFYALCDQHGIDHPATFIYDKSMGHDFTLPWGPPYIAKPADSVAYWACGVHELAKVYICQSWEELLAALDQVYAAGYPDHMVLQEFIPGDDTYMRVLTNYSDRNGKVKLMCLGHVLLEEHSPHGIGNHAVILTEHDEELSQKIKGLLEDLHFTGFSNFDIKYDQRDGKYKAFEINCRQGRSNYYVTGSGHNIAKLVVEDRVEEKELPFEITKNRSLWRMVPKKVAFDFTPKKYHQEMKSLIRAGADHHSLVYEGDGSLKRRLRVWKNHLGNMKRFEKYNKKPQD